The nucleotide sequence gacaaaaatcagcgtgtttgaattcacaaccagcgaattctgggctgtttccgacccagtttgcgacccagaaaacacagattagaggctataaaatggagaaatgcatccattcataatcaagctttcaatattcacaattttaggagtagatgtagtttttagagagagaggttctctcctctctcttaggattaggatttaggatttctcttagttttaggagtggctctcaatcccaggttctttatttttatttatttttccaatttaatttatgaacttttccatgttatgatttgaatattttatttaatataatttgaggtatttcagactcatgattactttctttaatttattactgctctttgtttatccaaattattttcattcaagtagacttttcttccttttagctttggtcaagtgattagtaatacttgagttatcaaactcagcaagtgattgaaattggcagattctgcttgggctaggattgctctaaaagctagtctctccacaggagttgactaggacttgagaatcaagctaatcagtctacttaaccttcctttggttagtaaaggctgaccaagtgggattaaaacccaattctcttcacacctgataaggataactaggataggaccttcaatttctcatatcttgccaagagattttattatcattattttattttacttgccattcaacatactgctcccttactttctaaaacccctaccttactttctaaaacccctaatatttacaagactcataaccaataataagaacatacctccctgcaattccttgagaagacgacccgaggtttgaatactcggttatcaattttaaaggggtttgttacttgtgacaatcaaaacaTTTGCatgaaagggatttttgttggtttagaaactatatctacaacgcgactgtttttatgacattctttactggcaaaaatcctgttCGTcatatacctcccattaaagcagatatagaactacgtaaaggaatagtttctaatttattaattttatctttatgtatgcataaatttttcagaaactttgcatatttaggtacttgttgaataacataaaaaaggggaacagttacctcaacctttttgaaaatttctaccattttgggatcaagttccatctgcttcctggacttccttgcaaggtgtggaaatgggataggaatggcgccacttgcagcttctgtaTCCTTTGGTACTCCATTCCTTGGCTAAACtacttcttcttcagctatgtcttgtacttcttcttcctcttcagcatcttctacttcaACTAAGTCTTCAACTGGGGCGTgttcttgtgggcttggctcctcctggttcctctcttgcAGAGTGGTTCCAGACCTCAGAGTGATGgaattgatgccacccttggggttaggtaagggttgagaaagaattccactagagcttgaaggCTGATTGGTAGAAGCAGGTAATAAATCTATCCGAGaaacgagagcttgtaaagtggcattcagaccatttagagtagagtttaGTGTAGTCTGCatatcttgttgtccttgtgcaagagaacgaagcatctcatcatttgatgaggaaggaggataagtgatctgaggggcctgttgttggttgtgctggggtccttgggactgccttaggtgaggtgctctataaggctggttctgattctgctgtctgttgttgttattccacctctgattttcattggtgtctctacctcctctgttatatttgtcctgccacccttggttatagttcccaccttggctgtagttaccgccttgttgattgtatccttgattcgggcggtcatagaagttatgagtagctgccacagtgttgtcttcttgttggagctgcgggcactcatcagtgtagtgactataatcagcacagatttcgCATACTCTTTGgagaactaactgttggctttgttatGGTGGGAGAGGCTGAGCTTGTTGCTGATTCAActgtatctgcttcagtaggttggtcatttcacatatagctTATGTGAtggcagtagtctcactgctagaggaaacctctacaACAGCCTTTgagtggttgttcctgtgcctgtggttccgagtggactcagctaagtcactgatcagttgccatgcttcatctgcggtcttgtactttttcggagaaccattactagctccatctaatgtagtcttatcccgaggcttcatgccttgagtgaagtagctgatcaacaccagcctatcaatcatgtgatgggacATGCATCCAAAAGGTTCTTAAAGTGCTctcagtactcatagagagtctccgattcaccttgaacaatgcaggagatctctttcctcaatctatctgtaacttcatcTAGAAAGTATTTCTCCAAGAATtttctcctgagcgtatcccagttggtaacagttgcttcaggttgggagtagtaccactcccttgccttcccctcaagaaaaaatgggaaggcggttaacagaatagaagtttcatttgcaccatgacgcctaacagtagaacaggctgtctaaaaatcccttaggtgcttgataggctcctgagcaggtaagccatgaaacttgggcatcaagttgattagtgcagtcttcagctcaaaatctgcagccagagttggatgatgcacttgatacggttgcagtgtaaaatctggggctccagcttcctggagagtaatcctcctaggtgctgccatgttatctgcaTGTGAATCAActaaatcagtagtaaaggagcttgtttctccctcagatggtggttcagattcgccctcaaatGAGAccggtgaatcgataacaatcacttcaccaccctcagaggctagcctacgccgagctcgcctaatatgtgaactagttctttcaatttcagggtcaaatgcagctaagctcggatcaggcaatgaacgcgtcattcaatgaaagaaacatacagctcatggtaataaaataaaataaaatatgcaaataaaaaaaatatgtacactaattaataatttagcacacaattgcaactccccggcaacggcaccaaaaattgatgcgtaAGGCGGGAGTAAGCCAATTAAGAATTTGATTTaggaaatacgttgcgagtatagtcctTAACCAACTAAgatccgcctcatcaatttagaaaggttgtcacaaagattagaataaaaatactgggagtatgagtcccaggtcgtctcccaacgagttgccaaaaagggtgctaattcattaatcaggagtttccaagaagttttgagagttgaatgacataaaaataaacaactGTAAATAAgtacaatgaaaattaaaagggatttatattattcaaaataaaaagccttaattgggggaatgattaattggaagttctatccttgttggaatcctctcaagtgtagtataaagaggttattattttcacttagttaacccttactaaataaaggaaagtcaagtgattgagctaactcttattttcaaatcctagtcctttcccttgggaaggtctagcgttagtaaatacagaattagccaacaacttccaatttaactattcacttgagcattccaactcaagtgtctcctcttaatcaacccccatgtcaagttgggagtctactccatcaacatggataccatcttcgttattggaagtttggaatagaaaagagacataataatttaaataaaatagaaattcaaaattaattaaaagtaagagtaatcctttgcattgataaattctaaaaataatccaattgtaactctaaacaagaattaagaatatggaataaataaataggaagtaagaaaataaactagaatagtatcttcaatggaggtgatgactcttcaatatccaaaagcgaaagcataaaaataataaactatgaatgtaaagaaaacctagaggaagaataATTttttctctagattcagatctgaaaactaaaaactatgctaatgagaatgtgtgttgagtctctgcacgttccctggctctagtctgtgtttttgggccaaaaactgggtcaaaactcggcccgaaatcgccctcagcattttcagttatttctgcagatcgcgcatgtcacgcgtacgcgtcagtcatgcgtgcgcgtcatttggcgaattttcttgtcacgcgtacgcgtcagtcacgcgcacgcgtcgtcttacagaactccaatccacgcgtttgcgtcaggcatgcgcacgcgtcgctgcaaatttcttcatatcgcgcgctcgcgtgagccatgcgcgcgcgttgatgctcgctggttatctccttagtttcttgtgttccttccatttttgcaagcttcctctccattctctaagccattcctaccctatgaagcctgaaacacttaacacacggattacggtatcgaatggtataaaggagaattaaaatacacaaattaaagatctctaggaagcaagttttcaaccttagaacaaaactaggaagggattctaaaatcatgcaaatcatatgaataagtgggtaaagacttgatgaaaccactcaactaaatacaagataaaccataaaatagtggtttatcactccctgagcatcctctttagtgaatgagATGGTGGGCAGGTCGCAATACCTACTGTCTTCCCTGACCTGGTATACCTCCTTAAGATGCCTTTTTTCGTGATGATTTGGATATTCCTCCTCCAGCAATTTCCCATTTATCATATGTATGTGTCACTCGGGAGTTTGAGGTGGACGTTCTTGTCAGCCTTCTCTGaccaatttttttatgatattcttCAAATAGTAACATTCGTTGGTAGAATGCCCATAGAGTTTGTGGTACTCACAATATTATGTCCGGCTTCCTGCCTTCTTGTGCTTAATCGGACGAGGTGGTGGAAACTTTTCGGTGTGGCATATTTCTCTGTAAACGTCTACCAGAGAGACCGGGAGGAGGTGTAGTTATGGTATCTTCGAGGTTTCTCCGGGTTGTGCTCTTCTTTCATTTtgggttctttttcttttttccgaGGTGGATAGGGCAGGTTGGGTTGCGGGAAATGTTACTTTAATCgggagttttcttccatgttgatatatttttttctcCCTACTCTTGCACTTCGTTTAAAGAACCTAGGTGTTGCTTGGATATGGATTGAGAAAACGGCCATTCTCTAAGGCCACTTACTAATCCCATTATCACTGCTTCGGTGGGTAGGTTTTGTATCTCCAAGCATGCCttattgaatctctccatgtaattCCAGAGTGTTTCTCTAGCTTCTTGTTTAACTCCCAAAAAACTTGGGGAATGTTTCACTTTATCTTTCTGAATAGAAAATCTGGTAAGAAACTTCTTTGCCAGGTCGTCGAAGCCAGTGACCGACCTAGGGGATAAGTTATCAAATCACTTCATCACAGCTTTGGTTAAAGTCGTCGGGAAGGCTTTTCAACGAGTGACATCGGAGGCATCGACCAGGTACATCCGGCTCTTAAAGTTGCTGAGATGGTGTCTCGGATCGGTCGTTCCATCGTAGAAATCCATGTCGGGGGTTTTGAAATTCCTAGGAACTTTAGCCCGCATAATCTCTTCCACGAACGGATCTTCTCTTCCTAGTGGGCTTTCCTCCTGATGAAGGATAAATACCTGTTAGGAAATTACCAAAGGATTTTTTCCAATTCAATGTCGCACAGTATAGTCCCAACCGAGAGATATCCCTAATCAAAGTTTAAAAGGTTTGTCACAATACAAATCAAAATAACCGGAAGTATTAATTCCAGGTCGTTCTTCCAAGGACTTACACTAGAATGCATATTGTTGGTTAAgaatttttggggttttggtttGCTTGTGGAAGAAGTAAAATGACAAGTATGTAAAAAGCAACAAACAACCAAGAATTAAATTGAGATAACTAGAAATAACAAACAAGCATTAACTAACTAGCAAGATTGCATTAAGATAACTACAACTAGAGATATATGTGAATAAAATATATGAAATTAGAGTAAGGGAACTAAAGAACCAAGGCTAACAAGagtgaatgacaatcaatcaatataaGGGTCTTGGCTAGGGGAGAGAATTGAAGTTtctatcctcattgtcattaccAATTGTGACAGGAATTGTCTATTccttccacttagttatcctttaacaattgaaggaaagtcaagtgggtacaattaacttgagttcacaagttctagtcaactcctagtgaaagactagctttggtgaagttcaagctaacaagcaacttccaacactcaatcaaccataggccttgacaattcaagagtttcCAATACTCAACTCCAAGGCCAAGagtagaaatctactccataatcataagagacattttcacaaacaccttgtatgcACTAAAAGAAGACATTGTAAAATTGAGAAATAAATTCAAATCCAAGCTACCTACTAACAATAATTGATAATAACAAACCAAATAACATCAATAAACATGAAAGAAAGCCCAATGCATTAATAGGAATCAAAATCTAACAagattcaaaatcaaaatcaaaacaagtaaaattgcaagaatattAAGTAAAATTGGAGAGTAGAAACtacaattaaaataacaagaactgAAACTAAAAAGGATCTAATCCAAGGATTCAAATGAAAATGAACAAGAACACtaaaaccctagagagaagtgagagtttctctctctagaattcaaaactaTCTAAAAACTAAGCTAATGGAATGTCTCTCCCATCCTCCTTCACTCCCAGCCTCTAATATGCAGATTGGGCTCGAAACTGGGCCAGAATTGAGCTCTGAAATCTCCCCTAGCGTGTTCCCTTAAGTGAGGCACGTGACGCttgccacacgtacgcgtcggtaCCAGCTTCTCAATTCTcctatttcttgtgttccttctatttttacatactttctttccatcctctaggcTATTcataccctataaaccctgaaatcacttaacaaacacatcacagcatcgaatggtaataagataggattaaaaattagcaattttaaggcctaggaagcatgtttccactcttaagcataaattaggaaggattcacaaaaccatgcaatttatatgaataagtgtgagaatagttgacaaaatccactcaattcaatacaaaataaacatgCATTTGTTGATCCAGAGGTATGACAAGGGCAAGGTTCTCCATCTGGGGCTTAGGTTCAAATTCTGATGCCGTATGACCGTCTTCATACTGATGATCCGCCATCGTCATAGGTTGAATCCCAGGTCCTTGGCAACGACGCCAATGTTTCGAGACTTATCTGAAACATTGAATTGGGcttgaacgtgaggtccagatcCTTTGGGGGGCAGCGTCTGACTTGTTTGGTGCCGAGGTGCCGCCGTCTGAGTTCCTTGTGAAGAGGTGGtgagtggtacctgcaagagactccgatgcttaagttagcaacaagggctttaggtaggtttttagtagattagaacatAAATTATACctaaggggtgtcagtgtatttatattaGAGTCATTAACCACatttgttggagtagttccaccttttttGGGTGGATAGCCGTtccctttatcttgggagtttgttggAATCTATCTTTTAGAGAGATAGTAAAAGAGATTCGCGGAGGCAGTTACTTGCTTGGGCAAGTAGGGTTGGGCTCCTTTGTGGTGTTCGACCTCTTCAAGAGGTCGGGTTTGAGGTGGAGGTCCCTTTATGGAGTCGGTCCTTTATCCTTGTTGGGTCTGGCATTATTTATTGGGGCAGGGTATGAacactatattatatattatgtattatatattatatattactaactaatttaataaccaaaatgtgtcacatgacactcttttattaaaattgagagaaaatattttctttcaagATTAATAAACTTCATTCCTACATTCTCTTATCTACCTCTCTCCCTTTTCTATTTTGCTCAATCCTtctcactctatatataatttataatttatattagtaatttgacaaatcaaaatatgtcactagatatttttttacaattaaaatataattttttctttaagNNNNNNNNNNNNNNNNNNNNNNNNNNNNNNNNNNNNNNNNNNNNNNNNNNNNNNNNNNNNNNNNNNNNNNNNNNNNNNNNNNNNNNNNNNNNNNNNNNNNNNNNNNNNNNNNNNNNNNNNNNNNNNNNNNNNNNNNNNNNNNNNNNNNNNNNNNNNNNNNNNNNNNNNNNNNNNNNNNNNNNNNNNNNNNNNNNNNAAagctaaatatatttttatatatagagaaaaatattatttttatataataagcataaaaattaattatttttatttgtgcaaCAGACTTAACACCTAATCAAACGTAAAAGTATACACgttaaattcttttaaattttagataatgaacgttaaaattaattatgagtaaaaaattaaactctttcacatgaaaataataactaaaaattttattatttgattttttatctacagAGACTCTGGTCTATGATCTTTTTAGCCGACAGAACTTTTGTTCTCAACGAtctttttgtaaaagtagtttaattCTATAAATCATTTGTACTATAATCTATAATGTCAGGACAAAATTAACGTAATTTTAACAGATTTATATTCATGTAATGTTATTACGGGTAAAAATACTAGTATTCAATTAATGtgcttttttttatcctattttagaGAAATTTTAAATACTTTTATCTTATAATTTTTATACCATGAACATGTTCTTTTCTCATGcaaataattaataattcagTTAACACTTACTTCACTATGTACTACGCGCTAGTGATGGGATGAAAGAATAATATCACCATGACTGATGAGAGGTTTGACAGCGTAGAATTTGTAAACACTCTTTTAGAAGAATGGCATAGGATATGTAATTATCAACCTAAATAAAATAAGGCTTTGTTCATGAGTAGTCTAGTTTGTAATGAATTGTCACAAAATGCATGAAATGCAAATTATAGGGCTTATCATCACATGGAGCCGAGAAAAAGAGTAAAACCGCCCCCACCGCCGTCTAGTCCAAGGTCTATGCATGCGAATTACAATGGGTTTGGCCCTACAATATTCCATTTCGCAACCACCATGCGTGGTATCCTACCCATTTTAATGCGAATCACACATATATAAATACAGAAATTATATTCTTCTTCTATTATATCCTATGatctatattctaataaaaataaataaaataaaaagagaactAGATAACAGACAAAATGTTCCAGTCATCGACAACAGCGCTATGAATCTATATCTGCATGAGTCCTAGGAACCAATACCCAGTAACACAGGATTATGTTCCCCTTAAACTTTACTTTTAGTGATTAATATATAGTTGCTTAGTTTTTGAGCTTCGTGAATACCGGGTTGTctctgatttttttaattaaacatcAACCTGAATTCATGGTGGTTCAAAGCACAAGATTTAGGTAAGTGTTCCTTGAAATCTATTCTGCTTCCTAAGCTCTCTCTTACATATATGTGTGTGAGAGACTGAAACTGATCACAAAGCAGGTCTAAGCTTAAGCTTCGGTCAAAAGCTTTCTACTGAGGCTGCAAGCTCTGTAAAGCAGGTCTTGTTCTTGTCTtcgattaatattattattaaacatTTTCTAGATcttatatattattaaatatagATGATCAATTCCATGGATTTTTGTTTTGTTCTTTGAAAATGATTTCTAagaattttgtttgatttttttcccTCATTGTTTCATAATTTAGATGATCAATTTAATGAatctttttttgaaaactttttttttttcattcgaaAGTGCTTATTTGACGTAAAATGTAAAGAGTAATATTTGGCTAATGTTTCGCTGCAGAAGaatataaaaatgaaaaatgttaaaaggattattaaaatttattgtttttgactATTATTTAgtcatgaatttaatttttttagtctagttattatctcatatttttaaacattattaataactaattaatgatcaaaaataataaattatgactATATTCTAGTATTTTTCTATAAAGATATCAAaagacaaatattttttaaacaaacattaaaatagccaaaatattttttattttggaataAAATCTGACTAATTTTATGTTTTctcaaaaattaaagataataaaatcaaaattataaaCACAATTATTTTATCTTATATCTATCTTAATATCTTTGTATTTTCAAACACAATCTTTTCGCTTCTCACCAAACTGTTTCCTTTCACTTTTTTTGTTTGTTCGAGTGGAACCAAAGTAGTCTTTCTATCAATCATAAGTCCCCGAACTAACCTACCCCTTTTTTCTGCTTCTTGTGTCCTGTGTTGTGTGTGCAAAACAGCTATtgcgaaaaaaaaacaaaaaaaacaaaaaaaaaagtcatatAAACAACAACAATTACTACTCGAAGTGCTTTGAGGTTTCAGCATATTCAGAATATTCAGAATATTTGTCCTTGATAGTGGaacttttgaaaagaaaaatggaTGGTGGTAACTTACCACCTTGGAAAACAACTGGTTCATGGTGGCATCATGGGCTAGAATTAGAGGATGTAAATGAAAATGAAGAGTTCAACAAAGTGGTTCTCCTATCAACGATACCTGCTATACCTCAGCCACCAACACCACTTGAACCCATGGAGTTCTTGTCAAGGTCATGGAGCCTCTCTGCTTCTGAGATTTCAAAGGCTCTTTTAGATAAACAGAAGCGAAGTTTCTATGACAAGAATCAACACGTGTTTCTTGATAGTGCTGCTAATTTCGCACCTCAACTTGTAGTAGTAAGCCATGCTCCTCTCTCACCATTTAATTTGCAATTATTGATTTTGTGAAAACAATATATTAAAGTATtatgttatgtatatataaaaaataaatcatcAAATCAGTTATtggtataaaaaatatattaaaatataaaatattcatgaaaaataagttaaacactacatatatttattttgtgggggttataaacctccataaattattaataaatttatttttaaaatttttttttattggtaCTAGTCAAGTGGAGAAAGACCATTGTTAAAAATGatgtaaaaaaaaagtaattgcagtagaGAATATTTGTACTGGTGATAATGATATTAGTAGGgaatatttttctttgatttgCAGGCAGGAAAGATGACAACTCCTTCATCAAATAGCAGAAAAATGGGAAGCATTGGAAAATGGTTTCATCAGAAGCAGAACGGTGGAAGTGGTAACAACATGAATGTAAGGAAGAAAGACAAGGCGCGGCTCGAATCGTGTCGAGTCCATTCTGCTGTGTCTATTGCAGGGTTGGCTTCAGCCTTGGCTGCTGTGGCTGCAGCGCAACAGAACTCTAACAATCGCTCGTCTAATTCGAAGCTGAGCCTAGCCCTGGCTTCGGCCATGGAGCTCGTTGCGTCGCATTGCGTTGAAATGGCTGAAGCGGCTGGAGCTGATCATGGCCGTCTGGCTTCTGCTGTGAAGTCTGCTGTTGATATTCAAACCCATGGAGATCTCATCACACTAACTGCCGCTGCTGCAACAGGTCATTTCTCAGCTTCTGGAATTAGTTACTATTTTTAGCCGAGAAAGATTTAAGCAGCAGCAATTCTGACCTCAAACGAATTCAATAATTGGATTAATCAGACAAAACGACACAATCAACTATTTATTTTGACTAGTTTTGTCCAACTAATTCAATTTTAATAGATATTAAATTAGTTTCTCTATTTCATTATTAGAGAAAGGTAATTACATTCTTAGATACttctagagtttttttttttttttaaatagaagaaACCAAACTTATGTTTCATCAGTTAAATAATTTTCAACTTTTTTGGATGAATTATGAACAATATCAGTGATTATTATCAgttaatttattttgatttgtttttattttttcccttGGAAATCAGCTTTGAGAGGAGAAGCAGCACTAAGGGCAAGATTACCAAAAGAAACAACGAGGAATGCATCAATAAGTCCTTATGATAAGGGAGTGGCACAATCTCATTCTCATTGGTTTGCACCTTTTGACCACCAAATGTTGGAACATCATCCACCGTGTGTGGGAGAATTGTTGCAACTCACACGAAAAGGTAAAATTGGAAACCCATTTTCCATCATTATATTCCATTTTTCCAATTATTATTTATTACTTTCTTAAATGTGAGGCACACATGCATGTATGATAAATATAATAGGATTTTTGGTGCATTGGGTTTGCTTTATATCATTATTTCTAAGTTTGCTTTTTGACCTTTTTTCAGGCGCACTAAGATGGAAGCATGTCACTGTTTACATTAACAAGAAATCTCAGGTATATATCAACTATTAACAATTATTCATGTATGTGATGGATGGAGGTATCAATTGCACAGATGAGCAACAATGTTTTATCTGAATTTTCATGATTCTGTTTTGGCATAGGTCAAAATTAAGATCAAAAGCAAGCACGTGGGAG is from Arachis ipaensis cultivar K30076 chromosome B01, Araip1.1, whole genome shotgun sequence and encodes:
- the LOC107617841 gene encoding VAN3-binding protein-like, with product MDGGNLPPWKTTGSWWHHGLELEDVNENEEFNKVVLLSTIPAIPQPPTPLEPMEFLSRSWSLSASEISKALLDKQKRSFYDKNQHVFLDSAANFAPQLVVAGKMTTPSSNSRKMGSIGKWFHQKQNGGSGNNMNVRKKDKARLESCRVHSAVSIAGLASALAAVAAAQQNSNNRSSNSKLSLALASAMELVASHCVEMAEAAGADHGRLASAVKSAVDIQTHGDLITLTAAAATALRGEAALRARLPKETTRNASISPYDKGVAQSHSHWFAPFDHQMLEHHPPCVGELLQLTRKGALRWKHVTVYINKKSQVKIKIKSKHVGGAFSKKNKCVVYGVCDKQGAWPYRKEREALEECYIGLKTAQGLLEFKCKSKFHKMKWVDGIEALLRRSNSIEAIDTSLEILCINDSI